One genomic segment of Streptomyces sp. RerS4 includes these proteins:
- a CDS encoding Lrp/AsnC ligand binding domain-containing protein — MVQAYILIQTEVGKASFVAESIGKIPGVIQAEDVTGPYDVIVRAQADTVDDLGRLVVAKVQQVEGITRTLTCPVVHL; from the coding sequence GTGGTACAGGCGTACATCCTTATCCAGACCGAGGTGGGCAAGGCGTCGTTCGTCGCCGAGTCCATCGGCAAGATCCCGGGGGTGATCCAGGCCGAGGACGTGACGGGCCCCTACGACGTGATCGTGCGCGCCCAGGCCGACACCGTGGACGACCTCGGCCGCCTGGTCGTCGCCAAGGTCCAGCAGGTGGAGGGCATCACCCGCACCTTGACCTGCCCCGTGGTCCATCTGTAG
- a CDS encoding HU family DNA-binding protein, whose product MNKAQLVEAIADKLGGRQQAADAVDAVLDAMVRAVVAGDRVSVTGFGSFEKVDRPARYARNPQTGERVRVKKTSVPRFRAGQGFKDLVSGTKKLPKGDEVAVKKAPKGSLMGGASATVKKAAAKKATTAKKAAAKTAVAKKTTARKTTATAAKKTAAKTTVAKKAATAKKAAPAKKATTAAKKTTATAKKTAPAAKKATSKTTAPAKKTTARKTTAKKTTARNK is encoded by the coding sequence GTGAACAAGGCGCAGCTCGTAGAAGCGATTGCCGACAAGCTCGGCGGCCGTCAGCAGGCCGCGGACGCTGTCGACGCGGTACTGGACGCCATGGTCCGCGCGGTCGTCGCGGGCGACCGGGTCTCGGTCACCGGCTTCGGCTCGTTCGAGAAGGTCGACCGGCCGGCACGGTACGCCCGCAACCCGCAGACGGGTGAGCGCGTCCGGGTCAAGAAGACCTCCGTCCCCCGTTTCCGCGCGGGTCAGGGCTTCAAGGACCTGGTCAGCGGTACCAAGAAGCTCCCCAAGGGTGACGAGGTCGCCGTCAAGAAGGCCCCCAAGGGCAGCCTGATGGGCGGGGCTTCCGCCACGGTCAAGAAGGCCGCCGCGAAGAAGGCCACCACGGCCAAGAAGGCCGCCGCCAAGACCGCGGTGGCGAAGAAGACCACGGCGCGCAAGACCACCGCGACCGCCGCGAAGAAGACGGCCGCGAAGACCACCGTCGCGAAGAAGGCCGCCACCGCCAAGAAGGCGGCCCCGGCCAAGAAGGCCACCACGGCGGCGAAGAAGACCACCGCCACGGCCAAGAAGACGGCTCCGGCGGCCAAGAAGGCCACCTCGAAGACCACCGCGCCCGCCAAGAAGACGACGGCGCGCAAGACCACCGCGAAGAAGACCACCGCCCGCAACAAGTAG
- a CDS encoding thiamine-phosphate kinase: MKGTVGELGEFGLIRELTSRLTTTPAVRLGPGDDAAVVSAPDRRVVASTDILLEGRHFRRDWSTAYDVGRKAAAQNLADIAAMGAVPTALLLGLVVPAELPVTWPTELMDGIRDECQVAGAAVVGGDVVRGDTITVAITALGDLRNHEPVLRSGAQPGDVVAVTGWLGWSAAGFAVLSRGFRSPRAFVEAHRRPEPPYHAGPAAAGLGATAMTDVSDGLIADLGHIAEASKVRIDVRSGAVDIPTQMHDIGQAVGVDPLQWVLTGGEDHAIVATFPPDVKLPARWKVIGEVQHRSALPQVTVDGAPWTSTGGWDHFGADPAVEETPR, translated from the coding sequence ATGAAGGGCACTGTGGGCGAGCTGGGGGAGTTCGGGCTCATTCGGGAGCTCACCTCACGGCTCACCACCACCCCGGCGGTCCGGCTCGGACCGGGCGACGACGCCGCGGTGGTCTCGGCCCCCGACCGGCGGGTCGTCGCCAGCACGGACATCCTGCTGGAGGGCCGGCATTTCCGCCGCGACTGGTCCACGGCCTACGACGTCGGCCGCAAGGCCGCCGCGCAGAACCTGGCCGACATCGCCGCCATGGGCGCGGTGCCGACCGCGCTCCTGCTCGGCCTCGTCGTACCGGCCGAACTGCCGGTGACCTGGCCGACCGAGCTGATGGACGGCATCCGCGACGAATGCCAGGTCGCGGGGGCCGCCGTGGTCGGCGGGGACGTGGTGCGCGGCGACACCATCACCGTCGCCATCACCGCGCTCGGCGACCTGCGCAACCACGAACCCGTGCTGCGCTCCGGCGCCCAGCCCGGCGACGTCGTCGCCGTGACCGGCTGGCTCGGCTGGTCCGCCGCCGGCTTCGCGGTGCTCTCGCGCGGCTTCCGCTCCCCGCGGGCCTTCGTAGAGGCTCACCGGCGCCCCGAGCCCCCGTACCACGCGGGCCCCGCGGCGGCCGGGCTCGGCGCCACCGCCATGACCGACGTCAGCGACGGCCTGATCGCCGACCTCGGGCACATCGCCGAGGCCAGCAAGGTCCGCATCGACGTGCGCTCGGGCGCGGTGGACATCCCGACGCAGATGCACGACATCGGGCAGGCCGTCGGCGTGGACCCGCTCCAGTGGGTGCTCACCGGGGGAGAGGACCACGCCATCGTGGCGACCTTCCCGCCCGACGTGAAGCTCCCGGCCCGCTGGAAGGTCATCGGGGAGGTCCAGCACCGCTCCGCGCTGCCTCAGGTGACCGTGGACGGCGCTCCGTGGACCAGCACCGGCGGCTGGGACCACTTCGGCGCCGACCCGGCCGTCGAGGAGACGCCCCGGTGA
- the thiD gene encoding bifunctional hydroxymethylpyrimidine kinase/phosphomethylpyrimidine kinase has protein sequence MSAPPSGRAHPPLCLTVAGSDSGGGAGIQADLKTMLALGVHGMSVITAVTAQNSLGVRGAWELPAEAVTAQYRAVVDDIGVQAVKTGMLSSTALVETVAALLADTAAPAVVDPVGVSKHGDALLAASALDAVRQELLPRATVATPNLDEVTQLTGLVVESEDDMRRAADAILGHGPRWALVKGGHLDAHGHEAVDLLTDGDRELWLRAPRHDNRHTHGTGCTLASAIAAGLAKGLPVPEAVTQAKAYVTGAIAAGFALGGGIGPVDHAWRWR, from the coding sequence GTGAGTGCCCCGCCGAGCGGCCGCGCGCATCCGCCGCTGTGCCTGACCGTCGCCGGATCCGACTCCGGCGGCGGCGCGGGCATCCAGGCCGACCTCAAGACGATGCTCGCCCTCGGCGTGCACGGCATGAGCGTGATCACGGCGGTGACCGCCCAGAACTCCCTGGGCGTGCGCGGAGCCTGGGAACTGCCCGCCGAGGCCGTCACCGCCCAGTACCGGGCCGTCGTGGACGACATCGGAGTCCAGGCCGTCAAGACCGGGATGCTCTCCTCCACCGCGCTCGTGGAGACGGTGGCCGCCCTGTTGGCCGACACGGCGGCTCCGGCGGTGGTGGATCCCGTGGGCGTCTCCAAGCACGGGGACGCGCTGCTCGCCGCCTCCGCGCTGGACGCCGTACGACAGGAGCTGCTGCCCCGGGCGACGGTGGCCACGCCGAACCTCGACGAGGTGACGCAGCTGACGGGCCTGGTCGTGGAGAGCGAGGACGACATGCGGCGGGCCGCCGACGCGATCCTCGGTCACGGCCCGCGCTGGGCCCTCGTCAAGGGCGGTCACCTCGACGCCCACGGGCACGAGGCCGTCGACCTGCTCACCGACGGCGACCGGGAGCTGTGGCTGCGCGCCCCGCGTCACGACAACCGGCACACCCACGGCACGGGCTGCACCCTCGCCAGTGCCATCGCGGCCGGCCTGGCCAAGGGCCTGCCGGTCCCCGAGGCGGTGACGCAGGCCAAGGCGTACGTCACGGGCGCCATCGCCGCCGGCTTCGCGCTAGGCGGCGGCATCGGACCCGTGGACCACGCCTGGCGGTGGCGCTGA
- a CDS encoding lysophospholipid acyltransferase family protein: MSRRRIGFWYRLAAVIAKPPLVVLFKRDWRGMEHIPADGGFITAVNHNSYLDPLSYAHFQYNTGRVPRLLAKAGLFKVPFVGAILRGSGQIPVYRETTDALDAFRAAVDAIERGECVAFYPEGTLTRDPEMWPMAGKTGAARVALITKAPVIPVAQWGANLAMPPYAKEKRVRLFPRKTLQVLAGPPVDLSAYYDREPTPDVLRGATEAIMADITKLLEELRGERAPERPYDHRKARAQQRRDAAGEGKK; this comes from the coding sequence GTGTCCCGCCGCAGAATCGGCTTCTGGTACCGCCTGGCGGCGGTCATCGCGAAACCGCCGCTGGTAGTGCTCTTCAAGCGGGACTGGCGGGGAATGGAGCACATTCCGGCGGACGGGGGTTTTATCACCGCCGTCAATCACAACTCGTACCTGGACCCGCTGTCCTACGCGCACTTCCAGTACAACACCGGCCGGGTGCCCCGATTGCTCGCGAAGGCCGGACTCTTCAAGGTGCCATTCGTCGGCGCGATCCTGCGCGGCTCCGGACAGATCCCCGTCTACCGGGAGACCACCGACGCCCTGGACGCATTCCGGGCCGCCGTGGACGCCATCGAGCGCGGTGAATGCGTGGCCTTTTACCCCGAGGGCACCCTCACCCGCGATCCCGAGATGTGGCCGATGGCCGGCAAGACCGGCGCCGCCCGCGTGGCATTGATCACGAAGGCCCCCGTCATTCCGGTGGCCCAGTGGGGCGCGAACCTCGCGATGCCGCCGTACGCCAAGGAGAAAAGGGTCCGTCTGTTCCCCCGCAAGACGCTCCAGGTGCTCGCGGGACCGCCCGTGGACCTTTCGGCGTACTACGACCGGGAACCCACGCCGGACGTCCTCAGGGGCGCCACGGAGGCCATCATGGCCGACATCACCAAGCTCCTGGAGGAGCTGCGCGGCGAGAGGGCTCCCGAGCGGCCCTACGACCACCGCAAGGCCAGGGCGCAGCAGCGGCGCGACGCCGCGGGGGAGGGCAAGAAGTGA
- the rpmB gene encoding 50S ribosomal protein L28 — protein sequence MAANCDVCAKGPSFGNNISHSHRRTSRRWNPNIQRVRAVVNGTPKRLNACTSCIKAGKVSR from the coding sequence GTGGCTGCCAACTGCGACGTTTGCGCCAAGGGGCCGAGCTTCGGCAACAACATCTCCCACTCGCACCGCCGCACCTCGCGTCGCTGGAACCCGAACATCCAGCGCGTCCGTGCCGTGGTCAATGGGACGCCGAAGCGCCTCAACGCCTGCACCTCGTGCATCAAGGCCGGCAAGGTCTCGCGCTGA
- a CDS encoding DUF3515 domain-containing protein — MSSHRRPFRLLVLPAASALLALAGCAPGDSEARVEPPPAPPAEVAKLCAALHGELPRTVAGLGRAATEPASDLTAAWGGSAIVLRCGIPKPPAMADPQQDGVEVNGVGWLVQRTPDGGLVFTTTSRLAYTEVRIDKEHATDAQMLVGLSAAVEKTVPTGISSY, encoded by the coding sequence ATGTCTTCGCACCGTCGGCCGTTTCGTCTGCTGGTCCTGCCCGCCGCCTCGGCCCTGCTGGCCCTCGCGGGCTGTGCTCCGGGGGACTCCGAGGCCCGGGTGGAACCGCCGCCCGCTCCGCCCGCCGAGGTCGCGAAGCTCTGTGCCGCTCTGCACGGTGAGCTCCCGCGAACCGTGGCGGGGCTGGGGCGGGCCGCCACCGAACCGGCGTCCGACCTGACCGCCGCGTGGGGCGGCTCGGCGATCGTACTGCGGTGCGGTATCCCCAAGCCCCCCGCGATGGCCGATCCCCAGCAGGACGGGGTGGAGGTGAACGGCGTCGGCTGGCTGGTCCAGCGGACGCCGGACGGCGGTCTCGTCTTCACCACCACCTCGCGGCTGGCGTACACGGAGGTCCGGATCGACAAGGAGCATGCCACGGACGCGCAGATGCTGGTCGGGCTGTCCGCCGCCGTGGAGAAGACCGTTCCCACCGGTATCTCGTCCTATTGA
- a CDS encoding NAD(P)H-dependent glycerol-3-phosphate dehydrogenase, whose translation MTRPVKVAVFGSGSWGTAFGMVLADAGCEVTLWGRRRELADAINTGRTNPDYFPDVELPANMRATTDAAEAARDADFAVLAIPSQTLRANLAEWAPLLPADAVLVSLMKGIELGTAKRMSEVIEEVAKVPAERVAVVTGPNLAREIVARQPAASVVACVDEAVARRLQAACHTPYFRPYTSTDVIGCELGGAVKNVIGLAVGIADGMGLGDNTKGSLITRGLAEATRLGLAMGADPLTFSGLAGLGDLVATCSSPLSRNHTFGTNLGRGMTLEETIAVTKQTAEGVKSCQSVADLANRYGVDMPITDTVVDIVHHGKPPLVALKELMGRSAKPERR comes from the coding sequence GTGACACGTCCCGTGAAGGTGGCCGTCTTCGGAAGCGGTTCCTGGGGCACCGCGTTCGGCATGGTGCTCGCCGACGCCGGCTGCGAGGTGACCCTGTGGGGCCGCCGCAGGGAACTGGCCGACGCCATCAACACCGGCCGGACCAACCCGGACTACTTCCCCGACGTCGAACTGCCCGCGAACATGCGGGCCACGACCGACGCGGCCGAGGCCGCCCGGGACGCCGATTTCGCGGTCCTGGCCATCCCCTCCCAGACGCTGCGCGCCAACCTCGCCGAATGGGCGCCCCTGCTGCCCGCCGACGCCGTGCTCGTCTCCCTCATGAAGGGCATCGAACTCGGCACCGCCAAGCGGATGAGCGAGGTCATCGAAGAGGTGGCCAAGGTCCCCGCCGAGCGCGTCGCCGTCGTCACCGGCCCCAACCTGGCCCGCGAGATCGTCGCCCGGCAGCCCGCCGCCTCGGTGGTCGCCTGCGTGGACGAGGCCGTCGCCCGACGCCTCCAGGCCGCCTGCCACACCCCGTACTTCCGCCCGTACACCAGCACCGACGTCATCGGCTGCGAACTCGGCGGCGCCGTCAAGAACGTCATCGGCCTCGCCGTCGGCATCGCGGACGGCATGGGCCTGGGCGACAACACCAAGGGCTCGCTCATCACCCGCGGCCTCGCCGAAGCCACCCGCCTGGGCCTGGCGATGGGCGCCGACCCGCTCACCTTCTCCGGCCTCGCGGGCCTCGGCGACCTCGTCGCCACCTGCTCCTCGCCGCTCTCCCGGAACCACACCTTCGGCACCAACCTGGGCCGCGGGATGACCCTGGAGGAGACCATCGCGGTCACCAAGCAGACCGCGGAAGGGGTCAAGTCCTGCCAGTCCGTGGCGGATCTGGCCAACCGGTACGGGGTGGACATGCCGATCACCGACACCGTCGTCGACATCGTCCACCACGGCAAGCCCCCGCTGGTCGCCCTGAAGGAACTCATGGGCCGCAGCGCCAAACCGGAACGCCGCTGA
- a CDS encoding D-alanine--D-alanine ligase family protein, producing the protein MSSENLPQTPEQQGRKPRVAVVFGGRSSEHAISVVTAGAVLRSIDRAKYEVLPIGITTDGRWALTADAPERMAIADRVLPNVEALAESPDGTVVLSVDPASREVVYTEPGAVPKALGEVDVVFPVLHGPYGEDGTLQGLLELSGIPYVGSGVLSSAVGQDKDYMKRVFTSFGLKVGPYLTVRPREWNADPDAARGRILDFAAEHGWPLFIKPARAGSSIGITKVDDASGLDEAIREAQRHDPKIIVEALLRGREIECGVLEFEDGPRASVPAEIPPVSSHDFYDFEAKYIDSASGIVPAPLTAEQTAEVQRLAVDAFEAASCEGLVRADFFLTEDGEFVINEINTMPGFTPISMYPRMWQESGVEYPELVDLLIQAALRRSTGLR; encoded by the coding sequence ATGAGCAGCGAGAACCTCCCCCAGACCCCTGAGCAGCAGGGCCGCAAGCCCCGCGTGGCCGTCGTGTTCGGCGGCCGCAGCTCGGAACACGCCATCTCGGTCGTCACGGCGGGCGCGGTCCTGCGCTCCATCGACCGCGCCAAGTACGAGGTGCTGCCCATCGGCATCACCACGGACGGCCGGTGGGCCCTGACCGCCGACGCGCCCGAGCGCATGGCCATCGCCGACCGCGTCCTCCCGAACGTGGAGGCCCTGGCGGAGTCCCCGGACGGCACCGTCGTGCTGTCCGTGGACCCCGCCAGCCGCGAGGTCGTCTACACCGAACCGGGCGCCGTCCCCAAGGCCCTGGGCGAGGTCGACGTCGTCTTCCCCGTGCTGCACGGCCCCTACGGCGAGGACGGCACCCTCCAGGGCCTCCTGGAGCTGTCCGGGATCCCGTACGTCGGCTCGGGCGTCCTGTCCTCGGCCGTCGGCCAGGACAAGGACTACATGAAGCGGGTGTTCACCTCCTTCGGTCTGAAGGTGGGCCCCTACCTCACCGTCCGTCCGCGCGAGTGGAACGCCGACCCGGACGCCGCCCGCGGCCGCATCCTGGACTTCGCCGCCGAACACGGCTGGCCGCTGTTCATCAAGCCCGCCCGCGCCGGCTCCTCCATCGGCATCACCAAGGTCGACGACGCGTCCGGCCTGGACGAGGCGATCCGCGAGGCCCAGCGCCACGACCCGAAGATCATCGTGGAGGCGCTGCTGCGCGGCCGCGAGATCGAGTGCGGCGTCCTGGAGTTCGAGGACGGGCCGCGCGCCAGCGTGCCGGCCGAGATCCCGCCGGTCTCCAGCCACGACTTCTACGACTTCGAGGCGAAGTACATCGACTCCGCCTCCGGGATCGTGCCCGCCCCGCTCACCGCGGAGCAGACCGCCGAGGTGCAGAGGCTCGCGGTGGACGCCTTCGAGGCGGCCTCCTGCGAGGGTCTGGTGCGCGCCGACTTCTTCCTCACCGAGGACGGCGAATTCGTGATCAACGAGATCAACACCATGCCGGGGTTCACCCCGATCTCGATGTACCCGCGCATGTGGCAGGAGTCGGGGGTCGAGTACCCGGAACTGGTCGACCTCCTGATCCAGGCGGCCCTGCGCCGCTCGACCGGACTGCGCTAG